Proteins encoded by one window of Tunturibacter psychrotolerans:
- a CDS encoding SLBB domain-containing protein, which yields MQFGSSPRVCRFGYVLLFTVFGTLTSSAQFDQLGQALGGQLGQQQSCDPNDPTCQSSSDQTNPQVRAPSVNQQQQQPLSQQIILPGQPETQTNPQNNNRNQLQNPNLQIPLPLNSPTEFQQLVANSIGKMLPLYGVDLFRNLPSTFAPLNLVPVTPDYVVGPGDELLIQMWGQVNLNGRFLVDRSGSIFVPQVGSVHVAGVKFEQMHDFLKGQVGRIFRNFDLNVNLGQLRSIQVFVVGQARRPGSYTISSLSTLTNALFATGGPTPQGSLRHIQLKRGGKVVVDFDLYDLLQRGDKSKDEQLLPGDVIYIPPVGPQVAVAGSVNEPAIYELRSQGDTTVGEVLELAAGLTSVASGQRVRLERVDERRRRSMIEITLDAQGRATVMQDGDLLELKAVVSQYKDAVTLRGNVANPGRYTWKPGMRVHDLLPDKDALITREYWLKRSQLGQPTLTYIPTCPPQTPFGIPNLRYGIPVGEEGLNPNWRYSSTRNPNLIGLAFGSEEGSNYQIPTGDRDAETEAATDGGLDCAKISASQTALSGINDRYTPSAAANAANSSNSTNNQNANTNGNSNASGLLQNGSQSNPPPQNRVSAASASLGLTAASASAGEFRPRNNVKLSEPDIDWSYAVIERQSKVNLTTSLLPFNLGKVVLGGDTTQDFELLPGDVVTIFSKADIRVPQEQQTRFVRLEGEFVSSGVYSVLPGETLRQLVERAGGFTSEAYLYGSEFTRESTRRVQQQRLNQYVDEIALQVSTNASNNAGRSISAQDSAAAAAAQEQNQNIVNSLRQARATGRIVLDLKPDSHDLSQLPDLPLEDGDRFIVPRVPSTVSVDGAVYNQNSFAYDQERRLGGYIRLAGGSNRDADKSRAYVIRASGSVISKQYSSSLRGNNFDSLHLYPGDTVVVPLNLTRGNTIRLIVDIAQIVGQFGLAIAAANVVF from the coding sequence ATGCAGTTTGGTAGTTCCCCCAGAGTATGCAGGTTTGGATATGTGCTTCTGTTCACCGTGTTCGGTACGCTTACGTCATCGGCTCAGTTTGATCAATTAGGTCAGGCGCTGGGAGGACAACTTGGACAGCAGCAATCCTGTGACCCGAATGATCCAACCTGCCAATCGTCAAGCGATCAGACCAACCCTCAGGTACGCGCTCCCTCGGTCAACCAGCAACAACAACAACCACTAAGTCAACAGATCATCCTGCCCGGGCAACCGGAGACTCAGACCAACCCGCAGAATAACAACCGGAATCAATTGCAGAACCCCAATCTGCAAATTCCTCTTCCGTTGAATTCGCCGACCGAATTTCAACAGTTGGTTGCGAATTCTATCGGCAAGATGCTGCCTCTCTACGGAGTAGACCTATTTCGCAACCTGCCGTCGACCTTTGCACCCCTCAACCTGGTTCCAGTGACGCCGGATTATGTTGTCGGTCCGGGAGATGAGTTGCTTATCCAGATGTGGGGCCAGGTCAATTTAAATGGTCGCTTTCTGGTGGATCGATCAGGAAGCATCTTCGTTCCACAGGTGGGCTCAGTTCACGTTGCCGGAGTGAAGTTTGAGCAGATGCACGACTTTTTGAAGGGTCAAGTTGGCAGAATTTTCCGCAACTTTGACCTCAACGTGAATTTGGGGCAACTACGTTCAATCCAGGTTTTTGTGGTCGGGCAGGCACGGAGGCCCGGCAGCTATACGATTAGCTCATTGAGCACATTGACGAACGCTCTGTTCGCAACGGGAGGCCCAACTCCACAGGGTAGTCTGCGGCATATCCAGTTGAAACGAGGAGGGAAAGTTGTCGTTGATTTCGATTTATATGACCTGTTACAACGAGGCGATAAGTCGAAGGACGAGCAGCTGCTGCCGGGCGATGTCATCTATATTCCGCCTGTTGGTCCGCAGGTGGCTGTTGCAGGCAGCGTCAACGAGCCCGCGATTTACGAGCTTAGGTCTCAAGGCGATACGACCGTCGGTGAAGTTCTTGAGTTGGCTGCAGGTTTGACAAGTGTTGCTTCGGGCCAGAGGGTTCGCCTAGAGCGAGTAGACGAGCGCCGCAGACGCAGCATGATTGAGATAACTCTGGACGCGCAGGGACGAGCGACGGTGATGCAGGATGGCGACCTGTTGGAATTGAAGGCCGTGGTCAGTCAGTACAAAGATGCAGTTACGCTTCGCGGTAATGTGGCTAACCCAGGACGTTACACCTGGAAGCCAGGGATGCGCGTTCATGACCTGCTGCCAGATAAGGACGCGTTGATCACCCGAGAGTACTGGCTGAAGCGAAGTCAGCTCGGTCAGCCGACGTTGACCTATATTCCGACATGTCCGCCGCAGACTCCCTTCGGGATTCCAAACTTGAGATACGGAATTCCGGTTGGAGAGGAAGGATTGAATCCCAACTGGAGATACTCGTCTACGAGAAACCCAAATCTGATTGGGCTAGCTTTTGGAAGCGAAGAGGGAAGCAACTATCAAATCCCGACCGGCGACAGGGACGCCGAGACAGAGGCTGCGACAGACGGCGGACTCGATTGTGCCAAAATCTCTGCATCTCAGACGGCTTTGAGTGGAATCAACGATCGATACACACCATCTGCGGCAGCAAATGCGGCCAATTCTTCAAATTCCACAAATAATCAAAACGCCAACACGAACGGCAACTCGAATGCCTCTGGGTTGTTGCAAAATGGCTCTCAATCGAATCCTCCACCGCAAAATCGGGTGAGCGCTGCAAGTGCAAGTTTGGGTTTAACCGCGGCAAGCGCGTCGGCAGGTGAATTTCGCCCGCGGAACAACGTCAAGCTGAGTGAACCGGATATCGATTGGAGCTACGCCGTCATCGAGCGGCAGAGTAAAGTGAACCTCACGACGTCTCTTCTTCCATTCAACCTTGGAAAAGTTGTCTTAGGGGGAGATACCACGCAGGATTTTGAGCTGCTACCGGGAGACGTGGTTACGATCTTCTCGAAGGCAGATATTCGTGTTCCGCAAGAGCAGCAGACTCGCTTTGTACGACTCGAGGGAGAGTTCGTTTCTTCGGGCGTTTATAGCGTGCTGCCCGGAGAGACCCTACGGCAGTTAGTGGAGCGTGCCGGTGGTTTCACTTCGGAAGCGTACCTATACGGTTCCGAGTTTACGCGGGAGTCTACACGCCGAGTTCAACAACAGCGTCTCAATCAATATGTCGATGAGATCGCACTTCAGGTAAGTACAAACGCATCGAATAACGCAGGCCGATCGATAAGCGCTCAGGACAGTGCCGCTGCGGCCGCTGCTCAGGAGCAGAACCAAAACATCGTCAATAGCCTGCGGCAAGCGCGGGCGACCGGCCGTATTGTTCTGGATTTGAAACCCGATAGCCACGACTTGAGTCAGTTGCCTGATCTTCCGCTTGAAGATGGAGATCGTTTCATCGTGCCACGTGTTCCATCCACCGTAAGTGTGGATGGAGCCGTATATAACCAGAATTCCTTTGCTTATGATCAGGAGCGTCGGCTCGGAGGTTACATAAGACTGGCCGGCGGATCAAACCGAGATGCCGACAAGAGCCGGGCTTATGTTATCCGTGCGAGCGGATCTGTGATCAGTAAGCAATATAGTTCGTCGCTGCGAGGGAACAACTTCGATTCGTTGCACTTGTACCCGGGCGACACGGTTGTAGTTCCTCTGAATCTGACAAGGGGCAATACGATACGGCTGATCGTTGATATTGCACAGATCGTCGGTCAGTTCGGACTCGCAATTGCGGCGGCTAACGTTGTCTTCTAG